The Orenia marismortui DSM 5156 DNA segment CTGAGATCCCAAGCCAATTACTACTATCTCAGCTTTGAATTTATTGAAAATCTGATTAACCCAACCTTCAGGAGAAGTTGGCAATAGCTCATCACTCATAAAGAGAATATCAGCCGCCTCCATAAACTCCTTATTATAATCATCATTAAGATCAGAAATAGTATGGACATCAGTAGCAACTATCTTATCTAATTTAACTGCTTTTTTAAGAAAGGGCCTCGAAAAATTAATATTACACAAAGCAAGAATAGAAGATTCTTTAACCAACTTTTCAAAGATCTGTTCAGGATAATTACTTTCCTGAATATTCTTTAAATCAACATGAATCTGTCTTTTCCCTTGATCATCATAGATAATTATTGATTGAGGAGTAGATTTAAGACTATCAAGTACATAATCTCCAGCTATCCCCTCTTCCTCTAAAGTACTTATGATAGCTTTAGCTGATAAATCCTGGCCTATCATTGAAAGAAGGTTGACCTCATCGCCAAGGGCAGTCAAAGCTTTAGCAAGGTTATACCCTACTCCAGAAACAGTACTATTAACTCCAAAAAAAGGATAGTTAACTGGATTGTACTCCAAAGGAAATTCTTTTATCTTTAATGTTGTTTCAATATTTATTAGCCCTGAAACCAGAATTTTACTCATATTAACTCCTCCATTAATTATACTTGTTTATCCACTTTTGCACCTGTTCTTCAAAGGTTTCTTTATCTGGAAGTCCAGAATCAACAGCTTGATCAGCTTTACTAATCTTTCCTGTTTCTAAATATTCCTTCATCCCTTTAATATTTGCCCAATAATAAATCCCCCAATTAATCAAATCCCATTGTGGATCATAATCATTAAATTCATAATCTACATAAATCAATTCCTTATTAGAAACTACAAAATTAGTAGGAAAGTAATCGATATTCATCTTAGCCTCTTTCATTATTTTGAAGATTTTAAAGATCCTTTCTACCATAGCTTCACTTAATTGCTTCTTAGCAATCAACTCTGCTACAATTGGTCCATCAATGTATTCTTTAATTAGATATTCTTCTTCTAAATTATACTCTATTAATTGAGGCATCTTAATCAGATTTTTTAACCTTTTATAATCACTGATTTCACACTTTACTTTACTATCTTGAAAATCATAATATGGACAGGGTTCATCATGCATCTTCTTTAGAACATAGTTTTCATCACCATTTTCAATTAAATACGAATATCCTGATTTACCTTTGCCTAAAAACTTCTTAACAACAAATTCTTTTTCCCTAACTCTAACAACTTCTCCTATCACTTTAATTCCCTCCTATTTTTTATTAAGATCCTGTAGAACTATAAGCCCCTAAATTCCACAGCCAAATTCGATAAGCTAAAAGGGAAAACAAAAGAGCAAAAGGTATAATAATAAATGAATACCCAGATTTAAACCCATTAAGTAATGCTTCTACTGGATAAAAAGAAGCAAAAGCAAAAGGTATAATCCAAGTCAATAATATCCTAAAAAACTTATCGAAAATGTAGATTGGATATCTAGTAAACTCATTTAAATCATGAACCAACTCTATTAATGGAAATACCTTCACAAACCTAAAACTAAAAGAAGAAGTAATTAAATTAATTGAAGCATAAAGCAATCCTCCCATTAGAATAAAGATAACATAGATTACTAAAGTAAAGACGGTAAATTCAAAATTTAATTTAGCCACTGCATCTTTAACAATAAATAACCCTACCAACAAATTTCCTATCCCGTCTTCTTGCCATCGCTCTGCAATTAAATAAAATAGTGGGTTTAGTGGTTTAGTCAATAACCTATCCATCTCTCCATGTTGTACATACCTTTGAGGTAAAAGCCATAAGTTATCAAAAAAGATATGATTAATTGATTTTGCCAACAGAGCTGTACCATAGATTAATAATATATGCTCATAGCTATAACCCTTAATCTGAGTAACATTTTTAAATATAACCCAAATCATGGCTAGATTAGCTGCCTGTAAAGATATAGTAGAGATTACTCCGATTAGAAAATCAAATTTATATTGCATTAAGCTCTTAATATGGGCTCCTAACATCTTTAAGTAAACCTTTAAATATCGTTTCATTCATTACCCCCCTTGTACTACAAGCCTTTTTAATCCTAGCTTATAGTAAAAGTTTAGAATTAAATATAATAATATTGACCAAATAATTTGAATTACTAAAACTTTAATCAGAGCTAACCCTGAAATTTTCCCCAAATAAATAGACACTGGAGTATAAACAGTATTTTGCCAAGGCAGAATATAGATTATCTTCTCTAGCCAATCTGGCATAAATTCTAATGGAATCAAAGTTCCTGTTAAGAATAAATTAATTCCCATCATAGTAGTATAAACTCCCCATACATTAGTTGTATAAAAAGAAGTTAAACCAACAAATAACCACAAAAAATAAGAGATAAAACTGGCTAATAATACAGATATAACGGTGATTAATAAATGAAGCAAACTAGCTGGAGGCTGTAAATGAAAGAAATAAATCCCGATCATAATAAAAGGAACTAATGTCATAGCAAAAAATAAAGTCCCTGTTCCCATCTGCCAAAAATAAAATTTAAGAATTAAATTATAGGGCTTTACCAACTCCATTACTATATCACCACTTCTAATTAAATTGGCAATCTCACCCCAATGCCATCTAGGCAGTAAATTATTAATTAAAGTTGCTACTATTATATATGTAACCATACTTTCTAAAGTAAAGCCATGAATTTCACTTTGATTCTCAAAGATAGATCTCCACAAATAATAGTACATAAAGATTGCAATTAAAGCATTAATACCCCACATATAAAGCTCAAATTTATAAACCATACCTGTTTTAATTGCATTAGTAAAAGAAGATAGGTACTTTTTTCCTTTCATTAATTATCACTTCCTAAACTTTTATCTTCATATAATTGCTTGATCATCTGTTCTAAGGACATCTCTTCAATACTTACATCAACAACTTCAGCTTTTTCCATAATCTTAGTGATAATAGCAGCTGGCTTATACCTATTAGGAAAAATAATTTCCCAGGCTAAACCTTCTTTTCTCTTATTAATTTTAAACTCATCTTCATTAAATAACTCTACTATCGGAACAGCTTCTTTTAGTTCGACTTCCAAACGTGAGTTAGTGATAAATTCATCTTTTAACCCTATTAAATTACCATCATATAATATATTACCTTGATCAATAATAATAATTCGATCACATAACTCTTCAATATCATCCATATCATGAGTAGTTAGGATAACGGTTGTATTCTTCTCTTGATTAACCTGTTTTAAAAATCTTCGGATAGAATGTTTAACCATCACATCTAAGCCAATGGTAGGTTCATCTAAAAATACTACCTCTGGGTCATGTAATAAAGATGCTACTATATTTGCTTTCATCTTCATTCCCAAAGATAATTTACGTACCTGAATATCCATAATATCATCTAAACCAATCATCTCATCAAAAATCTCTAGATTTCTTTGATAAAGATCTTCTGGAATCTCATAGATATCTTTAAAAAGATCAAAACTCTCCTGTACAGAAATATCCCATAAAAGCTGATTTCTCTGACCAAAAACAACTCCTATATTAAAGGCATTCTCAATTCTATCCCTAAAAGGATCCAACCCATTCACCCTAACACTACCTGAAGTAGGTTGTAATACACCAGTTAGCATCTTAATAGTAGTAGATTTACCAGCACCATTAGGGCCAATATAACCTACCATTTCCCCTTTATTGATCTCTAAATTTATAGCATCAACCGCTTTAACCTCTTCATACTCTCTGCTAAATAGATTTTTTATTGCTCCTTTGAGACCTTTTTTCCCTCTTTGTACCTTATATGTTTTAACTAAATCACTTACTTTTATTATTGTTTCCATATATACCTCCCTATCTAAAGAATCATATATTTAAAAGAACCCCGCTTAATTGTAGCTACAATTAAGCGGGGTTCTTTTAAATAAACATTGCCCTTGAATTTTCCTCTTATACACTTATTATTCTTATACTTATATTATACAATTAAATTTCAAAAAATGCCAATATTTTTTATTATTAGTCAATTAAAACAATTTATTTCATTGTCTCTATTTTAGTATATATACAATTATATTTTACAATTAAAGTTTCTTATTAATATATACAGAATAATTAAATGAATTATGAAAGCAATTAACAGATAAAAATAGTAACTCTTATCTGTTTACTAGTTATTTATTCAAAAAATTAAAAGTAGGCCTATAAGTTAAGGCCTACCAACTTTTCTTATTGAAGTTTTCTGATAATTAATTATTATTATTCCTAAAGATACTAAAAGTAATGCAAGAAATATATTTATACTAACTGCCTCACCTGCTAATAGTAAACTAGAAAATAATACTCCACTTACTGGAACTACAAACTTATACATAGTTATATAGCCTAAGGGGTTATACTTAATTAAGGTATACCATAAAGCAAATCCAATAGCTGAAACCAAGGATAAATAGACTAATAATAATGGAGTAAAACCTACAAAATTTAAACTTGTAGGGCTTACCTTAAAAATTGAAATCAAAAATAAGATTATGGATCCCATTAACATCTGGTAAGCTGTTACTAACATTGGACTAATCTTAGTTGTGGCATTCTTAGCAATTACACTAGCTATAGTAGATACAATTGCCGAAGAAATTATAAAACCTTCTCCTAAGAGAGAAAAAGAAAAATCAAAACTACCTCTCTCTAGATTAACAATTATAACACCCACTAAGCCTATAATTAATCCACAACTTTTCTGTAAATTTAGCTTATCATCTTTATAAATAAAGTGAGCTATAATTACTGTTAGAAAGGTTCCCGTTGTCCCTAATATAGAAGCTTTCGTTCCAGTTGTATTAGCTAATCCATTGTAAAAGAAGAAATACTGCAAGGTGGTTTGAAATAACCCCAAAAATATTAGCAATTTTAGATCAGATAATTTCAACTTTAAACTACTACTTCCCTTTCTACAAAATTGATAACTTAATAATATTAAAGAAGCAATAAAAAAACGATAAGAAGCAAATAACATCTTTAAAAAATAATCATTCTTAGCAATTCTCAACTTTTGATAACTTATCTTCAAAGAAGGAAAAGCTGTCCCCCATAGTACACAAGCTAAAATTGCTAATACTGCTACTAAATACTTGTTAGTAAATATCTCTTTTTCTCTCATTTAATATTTCATCCTTTGTTTAGATTATTTTGATGATAAAAAATTCAGTTATCTTTTTCCAAATAGTTATTAAACTGATATAACTTATAACTTCAAGAACTTTTCAATATCTCTTTCTACAAATTCTAAAGAACTTCTCCAAAATGAAACTGAATTAACATCTATCTCAATTAAATCAGCTACTGTGGTTATATCATTTTTGGCAGTGGCAGTCAGAAATTTATTATATTCTGCTACAAATTCTTGACCTGACTTTAGGTACTTATTATAAATTCCTTTAGCAAATAATAAACCAAAAGCATAAGGAAAATTATAAAAATTCAATTCTGCAGAATAATAATGTGGCTTACATAACCACATATAAGGGTGTAAATAGTTAGCATCTAATCCTCTTCCATAAGCTTTTCTTTGAGCTTTTAGCATCAACTCTTTTAATTTATCAACTGACAAGGATGAATCCTTTCTTGCTCTAAATACTTCACTTTCAAATAAAAACCTACTATAGATATCTACTATTACTTGACCAGCATCAGAAATAGAAGTTTCTAATATAGCTAATGCTTCTTGATCCTTAGCAGTCTTTAAGGCTGCATCTTTAACTATAGTCTCACAAAAGATTGATGCTGTCTCTGCTAAAGGCATTGGATAATCACTATTAATTATACTTTCATCTTTTAGACAATGACCATGGTAACCATGACCTAATTCATGGGCTAATGTTAGAACATCACTTAAACTGCCCGTAAAATTGGCTAGAATTCTACTTTCTCTAATTGGATGAATATTACTACAAAAAGCCCCACCACGTTTTCCAGATCTAGGTTTAGCATCAATCCATCTATTTTCAAAAGCATTCTGAGCATAATCAGCTAATTCACCACTGAAGTTTCTAAAGTTATTAATGATAAAATTCTGAGCTTCTTCATAAGTAAAAGTCATATCCAAATCAGCAATTGGAGCAAATAGATCATAAAAAGGTAGCCCCCTCTTATGGCCTAATAACTCTCCTTTCTTTCTATAATAACAGTGAAAAATAGGTAGAGATTTTCTTATAGCCTTAAGCATAGCATCTAAAGTTTCTTGACTCATTTGAGAATTAATTAAAGTCTGATCCAAGGGAGCTTTATAACCTCTCATTTCAGATACTGTAAGTACTTCTCCTTTAATTCCATTTAAAGTAGCTGCGATAGAATCATCAATCTTTTCATAAGCACTTAGCTCTGCTTGGTAGGCTCTTTTTCTAATTTTGGCATCACTATCATAAGCAAGATTACGTACTATAGATAATG contains these protein-coding regions:
- a CDS encoding carbohydrate kinase family protein encodes the protein MSKILVSGLINIETTLKIKEFPLEYNPVNYPFFGVNSTVSGVGYNLAKALTALGDEVNLLSMIGQDLSAKAIISTLEEEGIAGDYVLDSLKSTPQSIIIYDDQGKRQIHVDLKNIQESNYPEQIFEKLVKESSILALCNINFSRPFLKKAVKLDKIVATDVHTISDLNDDYNKEFMEAADILFMSDELLPTSPEGWVNQIFNKFKAEIVVIGLGSQGALLAIRKDNFVERIPAVKTREIVNTIGAGDALFSAFIHFYNQSRDPYESLKKAIVFASYKIGATSAAEGFLAETELTQLYNKTKG
- a CDS encoding protein kinase family protein — encoded protein: MIGEVVRVREKEFVVKKFLGKGKSGYSYLIENGDENYVLKKMHDEPCPYYDFQDSKVKCEISDYKRLKNLIKMPQLIEYNLEEEYLIKEYIDGPIVAELIAKKQLSEAMVERIFKIFKIMKEAKMNIDYFPTNFVVSNKELIYVDYEFNDYDPQWDLINWGIYYWANIKGMKEYLETGKISKADQAVDSGLPDKETFEEQVQKWINKYN
- a CDS encoding ABC transporter permease, with the translated sequence MKRYLKVYLKMLGAHIKSLMQYKFDFLIGVISTISLQAANLAMIWVIFKNVTQIKGYSYEHILLIYGTALLAKSINHIFFDNLWLLPQRYVQHGEMDRLLTKPLNPLFYLIAERWQEDGIGNLLVGLFIVKDAVAKLNFEFTVFTLVIYVIFILMGGLLYASINLITSSFSFRFVKVFPLIELVHDLNEFTRYPIYIFDKFFRILLTWIIPFAFASFYPVEALLNGFKSGYSFIIIPFALLFSLLAYRIWLWNLGAYSSTGS
- a CDS encoding ABC transporter permease translates to MKGKKYLSSFTNAIKTGMVYKFELYMWGINALIAIFMYYYLWRSIFENQSEIHGFTLESMVTYIIVATLINNLLPRWHWGEIANLIRSGDIVMELVKPYNLILKFYFWQMGTGTLFFAMTLVPFIMIGIYFFHLQPPASLLHLLITVISVLLASFISYFLWLFVGLTSFYTTNVWGVYTTMMGINLFLTGTLIPLEFMPDWLEKIIYILPWQNTVYTPVSIYLGKISGLALIKVLVIQIIWSILLYLILNFYYKLGLKRLVVQGG
- a CDS encoding ABC transporter ATP-binding protein, encoding METIIKVSDLVKTYKVQRGKKGLKGAIKNLFSREYEEVKAVDAINLEINKGEMVGYIGPNGAGKSTTIKMLTGVLQPTSGSVRVNGLDPFRDRIENAFNIGVVFGQRNQLLWDISVQESFDLFKDIYEIPEDLYQRNLEIFDEMIGLDDIMDIQVRKLSLGMKMKANIVASLLHDPEVVFLDEPTIGLDVMVKHSIRRFLKQVNQEKNTTVILTTHDMDDIEELCDRIIIIDQGNILYDGNLIGLKDEFITNSRLEVELKEAVPIVELFNEDEFKINKRKEGLAWEIIFPNRYKPAAIITKIMEKAEVVDVSIEEMSLEQMIKQLYEDKSLGSDN
- a CDS encoding DMT family transporter, which codes for MREKEIFTNKYLVAVLAILACVLWGTAFPSLKISYQKLRIAKNDYFLKMLFASYRFFIASLILLSYQFCRKGSSSLKLKLSDLKLLIFLGLFQTTLQYFFFYNGLANTTGTKASILGTTGTFLTVIIAHFIYKDDKLNLQKSCGLIIGLVGVIIVNLERGSFDFSFSLLGEGFIISSAIVSTIASVIAKNATTKISPMLVTAYQMLMGSIILFLISIFKVSPTSLNFVGFTPLLLVYLSLVSAIGFALWYTLIKYNPLGYITMYKFVVPVSGVLFSSLLLAGEAVSINIFLALLLVSLGIIIINYQKTSIRKVGRP
- a CDS encoding M3 family oligoendopeptidase, translated to MNLKWSLKELYPSFDSKKFRRDFRRLKDNIDRLILWAKDNLKDKDNAIIKAEEFIRSLSDIYSLLDLLSNFAELTLSVEAKNNQAVEIIESLEKYETELTIPYVQFQKWIASLEDLETIISSSELLNEHRYFITSLVEKSKYLLSKDEELLISKLENTGSKAWEKLYNLLTSTLMVEINLEGEDKELPLSIVRNLAYDSDAKIRKRAYQAELSAYEKIDDSIAATLNGIKGEVLTVSEMRGYKAPLDQTLINSQMSQETLDAMLKAIRKSLPIFHCYYRKKGELLGHKRGLPFYDLFAPIADLDMTFTYEEAQNFIINNFRNFSGELADYAQNAFENRWIDAKPRSGKRGGAFCSNIHPIRESRILANFTGSLSDVLTLAHELGHGYHGHCLKDESIINSDYPMPLAETASIFCETIVKDAALKTAKDQEALAILETSISDAGQVIVDIYSRFLFESEVFRARKDSSLSVDKLKELMLKAQRKAYGRGLDANYLHPYMWLCKPHYYSAELNFYNFPYAFGLLFAKGIYNKYLKSGQEFVAEYNKFLTATAKNDITTVADLIEIDVNSVSFWRSSLEFVERDIEKFLKL